A stretch of DNA from Candidatus Aminicenantes bacterium:
GCCAGACCTATCCCCTGATCGGCAACTACGGCGTCTCGCCCAAATCCTTCGAGTCCGACAAGCCCAAGATCTGGGGCTACATCGTCAGCGAGATCTGCCAAATCCCTTCCCACGCGTCCTCTGAGAAGAACGTCGACACTTGGCTGAAGGAAAACGCCATCCCCGGCATCGCCGGCATCGACACCCGGGCCCTGACCAAGAAGCTACGCGTCCACGGCGTCATGCTGGGCATCCTCGAGACCTACTACACCAAAGCCGACCTGGCCGCCCTGCGCCGCGAAGCCCGGATGATCGCCGACCCCAACAAGCGCCATCTGGTCGGCGAGGTCACCGTCAAGCGGATCAAGGTCTACAACAAGAACAAGAAAAAGTGCCTGGTCGTCATCGACTGCGGCATGAAGCTCGCCATCCTGCAGAGCCTGCTGCGGCGCGGCGTCAAGGTCGTCCGGGTCCCCGCCGATACGCCGTTCGAGAAGATCATGGAATACGCCCCCGCCGGGATTCTCATCTCCAACGGGCCGGGTGACCCCAAGCAGTGCGCGGCCGTGATCGCCACCCTGCGCCGACTGATGGCCGAGAGCCTGCCGACGTTCGGCATCTGCCTGGGCAACCAGCTCCTGGCCTTGGCCGCCGGCGCCAATACATACAAGCTCAAGTTCGGCCACCGCGGCCAGAACCAGCCCTGCCTGGAAGAAGGGACCCGGCGCTGCTACATCACCAGCCAGAACCATGGCTTTGCGGTCGACATCGAGACTCTGCCCAAGGGCTGGGTCCCCTGGTTCCGCAACGCCAATGACGGCACCAACGAGGGCATCCGCCATCGCAGCAAGCCCTTCCGCAGCGTCCAGTTCCACCCCGAGGCCGCCCCGGGACCGACGGATACCGATTTCCTCTTTGACGACTTCCTGGAGAGCCTGCCGTGAGCCGCGTCTCCAAAGTCCTCCTGCTCGGCTCGGGCGCTCTCAAGATCGGCGAGGCGGGCGAGTTCGACTACAGCGGCTCGCAGGCCATCAAGGCCCTCAAGGAAGAGGGGCTCGAAGTCGTTTTAATCAACCCCAACATCGCCACCATCCAGACCTCGGAGTTCCTGGCCGACCGCATCTACTTCCTGCCGGTGACCCCCGACTTCGTGGAGAAGGTCATCGCCCGGGAAAAGCCGGACGGCATCC
This window harbors:
- the carA gene encoding glutamine-hydrolyzing carbamoyl-phosphate synthase small subunit is translated as MKAVLVLEDGSVWPGEGFGAFAKVSGEVVFNTGMVGYPESITDPSYHGQILCQTYPLIGNYGVSPKSFESDKPKIWGYIVSEICQIPSHASSEKNVDTWLKENAIPGIAGIDTRALTKKLRVHGVMLGILETYYTKADLAALRREARMIADPNKRHLVGEVTVKRIKVYNKNKKKCLVVIDCGMKLAILQSLLRRGVKVVRVPADTPFEKIMEYAPAGILISNGPGDPKQCAAVIATLRRLMAESLPTFGICLGNQLLALAAGANTYKLKFGHRGQNQPCLEEGTRRCYITSQNHGFAVDIETLPKGWVPWFRNANDGTNEGIRHRSKPFRSVQFHPEAAPGPTDTDFLFDDFLESLP